From the Desulfocurvus vexinensis DSM 17965 genome, the window ATGATCGCCGCGCGCGCGTTGTGGCCGAACTCCAGCCCGTCGGCGCAGCCCACGGCAATGGCGATGACGTTCTTCAGCGCCCCGCCCAGCTCCACGCCCCGGCAGTCCGCATTGGTGTACACCCGAAAGCGCGCGGAACTCAGCGCCTGACGCACCTCGCGGCCCAGGGCCGCGTCCTCGCAGCCCAGGGCCACCGCCGTGGGCACTCCGCGCACCACCTCGCGCGCGAACGACGGCCCCGAAAGCATGGCGTACCGGGGCTCCAGGTCCGCCAACTCCTCGGCCACCACCCGCGACATGGGCGCCAGGGTCTCCAGCTCGATGCCCTTGCTGGCGCAGACCACCACCGGCCGCGCAGGCAGGTGCGCCCGGAACGCGCGCAGCGACGCGCGCACAAACTGGCTGGGCACCGCCCAGACCAGCAGTTGCGCGCCCTCCACCGCCCAGGCCGGGTCGTCCGTGGCCGCGATGCGCGCGTCCAGCGCCACCCCCGGCAGGTACACCGCGTTTTCGCCCTGCTCGCGCAAGGACGCCAAAACCTCGGGCGAACGCACCCACAGCCGCGTCTGGTGCCCGCATCCGGCACTCACATGGGCCAGCGCCGTGCCCCAGGCCCCAGCGCCGATTACCGCTATGCGCATGAACTCTCCTCGCGCCCCGCGGCGCAGGCCAGCAATACCAAACCCCCCGCCCCCCACGCAACCTTGCATCCCGGCCCCGGGTCCGCTATCAGGGCTGGTGCGGGGCGCGCGAGGCCACCGGGGAAGGGGAGGGAGGCCCCCCTTTCCCCAAGCGCCGAAAGCGGGGCCTCCCTCCCCTTCCCCGGACCCCATCCCCTCCCGCCACCGGAAAGGCGCTCTCGGGACAAGGTGCCGGGCGGAGCCTTCACCCAGGAACAACGCCGAGGAAAACGCCATGGCCATCCAGTTCACCGACACCGAGAAAGCCATCCTGCGCCGCGTGCAGGGCAACCTGCCCGACAGCGCCACGCCCTTCGCCGACATCGCCCTGGAAGCGGGCGCCACCGAGGAGCAGGTGCTGGAGCTGGTGGC encodes:
- a CDS encoding NAD(P)H-dependent glycerol-3-phosphate dehydrogenase, which translates into the protein MRIAVIGAGAWGTALAHVSAGCGHQTRLWVRSPEVLASLREQGENAVYLPGVALDARIAATDDPAWAVEGAQLLVWAVPSQFVRASLRAFRAHLPARPVVVCASKGIELETLAPMSRVVAEELADLEPRYAMLSGPSFAREVVRGVPTAVALGCEDAALGREVRQALSSARFRVYTNADCRGVELGGALKNVIAIAVGCADGLEFGHNARAAIITRGLAEMARLGVALGARAETFQGLAGLGDLVLTCTGDLSRNRQVGLALGRGQRLADILAATRTVAEGVKTTGSVQRLARELGVAMPITEQLHKVLYEDKDPGRAVADLMTRDLKDE